The sequence below is a genomic window from Microbulbifer hydrolyticus.
GCTGGTGATCGATGCCAACGTGATCGACGATCCCATCCTCGGCACCGACGTCATCAATACCGGCACCGTTGACTGGGAAAGCATCGACGGCGATGACCCCAACGAACGCACCGGTGAGGACGGTGCCGACGGGGAGCCGAACGATTATGAAACCGATGGCAGCGCGCAATTCACCATTGCAAGTGTGGAAGCCGGCAAAAGTATTGTGAGCAGCTCCGTTGAAGATGAATTCAACGGACGCACGGAGGCGGTGATCGGCGAGGAAGTCACCTACCAGGCGAGCTTTGAAGTACCGGAAGGTGTCGTATTCAATGCCCAGATTCTGGATACACTGCCGGCCGGGATGGAATTCGTCAGCTTTGATCAAATCATCCTCGGCGACGACCTTGTGATCACTCCCCCCGACGGATTTGGTGCACCCACAGTGACAGAGAATGGTGACGGCACCACCACCCTCGACTTTGGCAGCGCGACCATCGCCAATATCGGCACGGACGATGTACCCGATCTGATCACCCTCGTGTATACCGTGCGAGTTACCAATGAAGTGTCGAATCAGGCCGGCGTGGAGCTGACCAACAACGCCCAGTTTATTACCGATGACGGCACTTCCGAGGCCTCTACCACCGTAACCGTGATCGAGCCACAGCTTCTCATCGACAAGAGCGCGAGTATTACCCAGGGTGATAATGGCGATGCGGTCAGTTACACCATCACCCTGACAAATCCCGATGACGGCAGCAGCACCACGGCCTACGATATTTCTTTTGCCGACCAATTGCCGGAGGAACTGACCAACGTCACCTTCAGTGCGACACTGGAGCTGGGCGGAGGAACATCCGATGTCACCAGCTTTTTCACCTATGACCCTGTTACCAACCAGCTGACGATTGATCCCCAGGCGGAATTGGACATCATCCCGGGTACCACAATCACCATTACGATCAACGGCACACTGACTGACACCATTGCCGGTGGCACCATCACCAATACCGCAGAAGGCGACTGGACCAGCCTCGATGGCGATGTTGAGGGTGAGCGCACCGGCGAGGATGGCGAGGGTGGTGCGCTCGATGATTACGCCACCAGCGACAGCGTGGATATCATGGTCACCGCGCCGCAAATTGACAAAGTCCTGGTATCGACGTCGCAGAATGACAGCCTCAACGACGACACCGAAGCCACCATCGGCGAAATCGTCACCTTCTCGATTACCCTGACCGTGCCTGAGGCTTCACTGGCCGGACAGATTACCGACGTGTACGGTCCGGGTTTCGAGTTCATCGACCTGGTGGGCGTCACGGTCAGTGACCCCGATGCCATCCAGTTTGATCCGGACGACCTCACCACCATCAATGACCCCGACAACAACACCGTGGGCTTTGATTTCGGCACCCTGGTCAATACCGATACGGACAACGCCACCGACGAAACCATCACCATCACCTACCGGTTGCGGGTCACGGACATTCCCAGCAATGTGGATGGTGTCACCCTCTCCAACGACGCCACCCTGGACTACGACACCGACGGCGATGGCACCGACGATGCGAGCATCAGTGACAGCGCCTCGGTCGACGTGGTCGAGCCGCTGCTGAATATCGACAAGGAACTCCTGAGCGATACGCCGCTCGTCCTCGGCGGCATCGCCACCTTCCAGCTCACCGTGCAACTGGACCCCGCCAGTGGCGCGCACGCCTACGATGTCACCATCGAGGATTTGCTGCCGCCCTATCTGTCCGGGGTGGAAAATATCCAAATCGACGTCACCGGTGGCTCCCCCACCATTGTCGATAACTCCACCGATAACCTGCTGTCGCTGGAAGTCAGTGAAATTGACCCGTCCACGGTGATCACCATCACCGTGGACGCCCGTGTCACCACCGACCTGGCCGCGATCGGGCAGACAATCACCAATACCGCCGATATTGAATACAGCAGCCTCGACACTCCGGAAGGCGGTGACGACAGCGATATCGAGCGGGAGTATGACGACAGTGACGAGATCACCGCGGAGATCGGCGCGGTGGACCTGTTCGTGGACAAAGATGATGGCGGCATCGATGTCGACAACCCGGCGGCGCCCGGCGACACCATCACCTACACCATCAACTACGGCAACAACGGCACCGTCGACGCCACCGGGGTGGTGATCACGGAAAGCCTGCCGGATTACGTGATCTACGATCCCGCGGACAACCCCGGCTGGGTATTGAATGGCGACACCCTGACCTATGATATCGGCGACCTGGCCGCCGGTGAGACCGGCTCGGTACAGCTGATCGTGACCGTGATCGACCCGCTGCCCTCCGGCGTCGAGGAAACCAACAATACCGTCTCCATCGATGGCGACGAGGATAATGGCCCGGACCCGACACCGGAGGACAACACCGATACCGATGTCACCCCACTGGAGGCGGCACCGGATTACGTGATCGACAAGATCGAGAACTTCGAGGATCCGGCCAATCCCGGTGACACCATCGAGTGGACCATCGAAGTCACCAACGAGGGCAACCAGGACGGTACCGGTGTGGTGGTTACCGACACCCTGCCCGACACCAGCCTGTTCAATTCCTTTACCGCCAGTGACGGCGGCGTGATCGACCTCGACGCCGGTACCGTGACCTGGGATATCGGCGATCTGGCCGTGGGCGAGACTGTCACCCTGACGCTCAGCGCTATCGTCAACGAATCCGTCCCCACCGATATTCCCACCCAGACCAACTCGGTAGTGGTGGATGACGATGGAACCAATGGCCCGGACCCCACCCCGGACAACAACCGCGACGATGAGGACTTCGACATCGCCTATGTCGACCTCGCCATCGACAAGGACGATGCCGGGATTACCGCGGAGCCGGGCGATACTGTGGTCTACACGCTGGACTATGCCAATAACGGCACCGCCGATGCCACCGGTGTGGTCATTACCGAGTCCCTGCCGGATTACGCCACGTTCGATGCGGGAAGTTCCACCGCCGGCTGGGTCGACAACGGCGACGGTACCTTCAGCTTCGATGTGGGCGACCTGGCCGCCGGCGAAACCGGCAGCGTCGAGTTTGCGGTCATTATCGACGACCCCATTCCCAGCGGCGTGGAGGAAACCAGCAACACCACCAGCATTGAGGACGACGGCGACAAGGGCCCGGACCAGAACCTCGAAGACAACGACGATGACGAGGTCACCCCGATCGACGGGCGGCCCGATTATGTCATCGACAAAATTGAGGACTTTGACGATCCCGCCTTCCCCGGTGAAACCATTAGCTGGGACATAGTCGTCACCAATGAGGGTAACCAGGACGGCACCGGGGTGGTGGTCACCGACACCTTGCCCACCGGTGATTATTTTTCTGCGGGCTTTACTGCCAGTGACGGCGGCGTGGTGGACCTCGACGCCGGCACCGTCACCTGGGATATCGGCGACCTGGCAGTTGGTGAAAGTGTCACCCTCACACTGACCACCACCGTCGATGAGAATGTACCGCCGCGTGTGCCACAGCAGGTGAACTCGGTAGAAGTCACCGACGATGGCACCAATGGCCCAGATCCGACTCCGGAAAACAACACCGATACCGAGCCGTTTGACATTACCGAAGTGGACCTCTTCATCGCCAAGGACGACGGTGGCATCACCACCACCCCCGGTGGATCGGTCACCTATACCCTCAACTACGGAAATATCGGCTCGGCACTGGCGGATAATGTGGTCATCACAGAGACCCTGCCCGACAACACCACCTTCGATGCCGCCAACTCCGATCCGGGCTGGGTAGTGCAGGACGATGGCACCATCACCATCAACGTGGGCACACTCGATCCCGGTGAGAACGGCAGCGTCAGCTTTACCGTGATCGTCGACGAGCCGCTACCGGCGGGCGTGGAAGAAGTGTTTAACGAGACCGAAATATCTTATGACGAGGGGCGCGGACCGGACCAGAACCTAGAAAACAATAACGATGACGACACCACCCCGATCATCGCGCAGCCGGATTACGTGATCGACAAGATCGAGAATTTCGACGATCCGGCCAATCCCGGTGACACCATCGAGTGGACCATCGTGGTCAGCAATGAGGGCAACCAGGATGGCACCGGCGTGGTGGTCACCGACACACTGCCCGACACCAGCCTGTTCAATTCTTTCACCGCCAGTGATGGCGGTGTGATCGACCTCGATGCCGGCACCGTCACCTGGGATATCGGCGATCTCGCCGCCGGCGAATCGGTCACCCTGACCCTCAGCGCTATCGTCAACGAATCCGTCCCCACTGATATTCCCACCCAGACCAACTCGGTGGTCGTGGAAGACGACGGCAACAATGGCGAGGACCCGACCCCGGAAAACAACCGCGACGATGAAGACCTCGATATCGTCTACGTCGACCTCGCCATCGACAAGGACAATGGTGGCATCGATGCGGACAACCCGGCCGAGCCCGGCGACACCGTGGTCTACACCCTCAACTACGCCAACAACGGCACCGCCGATGCCACCGGCGTGGTGATCACCGAATCCCTGCCGGAATACGCCAGCTTCGACGCAGCCAATTCCGATGCGCGCTGGGTAGACCAGGGCGATGGCACATTCACTCTGGACCTCGGTAACCTTGCCGCTGGCGAGACCGGCAGCGTGGAGTTTGCGGTAATCATCGATGACCCCATTCCCGCCGGTGTGGAACAGACCAGCAACAGTGCCGGCATCGAGGACGACGGCACCCAGGGCCCGGATCAGGAGCTGATCGATAACGAAGACGATGAAGTCACCCCCATCGACGGACGACCGGATTATGTGATCGACAAGATCGAAAACTTCGAGGATCCCGCCAACCCCGGTGACCCCGTCGAATGGACCATCGTGGTCAGCAATGAAGGGAACCAGGACGGCACCGGCGTGGTGGTCACAGACACACTGCCCGATACCAGCCTGTTCAATTCTTTCGTTGCCAGCGACGGCGGCGTGATCGATCTCGCCGCCGGCACCGTAACCTGGAACATTGGCGACCTCGCCGCAGGTGAAACTGTCACCCTGACGCTGAGCGGCGTAGTCAATGAGTCGGTACCCACCAACATCCCGACCCAGACAAACTCCGTCGTGGTCGAGGATGACGGCAATAACGGTGGCGACCCGACACCGGAAAACAACCGCGACAGGGAAGACCTCGAGATCACCTACGTGGATCTGTTTATCGACAAGGACGATAACGGTGCAGTCCCCGAACCCACAGACACCCTCGTTTATACCTTGACCTATGGCAACCGTGGCACCGCCACGTCCAATGGCGTGGTCATCACGGAAACCCTGCCACCCAACACGAGCTTCGATGCCGCCAACTCCACACCGGGCTGGGTGCAGAACGGTGATACTTTCACGTTCGATGTGGGCACCCTGGCACCGGGTGAAGAAGGCAGCATCACCTTCGCGGTTACCATCGACTATCCGCTGGCTTCAACCGTGCAACAGATCGGCAACACGGTCACGATTACCGACGACGGCGACAACGGGCCCGATCAGAATCTCGTCGACAATACCGATTCCGATGAAACCGAAATTGAGAACAACGCTCTTGTCGACAACATTACCCTGTCACAACTGTTCCCCGAGTACATCTACCCGCCGCGGGAATGGGAGCGGATGGCACCGGAGCTGCACGGCCGCCTGATATCCAGTGAGACGAAGGATGTTTCCGCGAACCTGCAGGGCGCCCGCAACGGCGGCAACTACGACCCCGCGTTCGGTCCGGTGGATGGTCGCCACTATCCCAACGACTGGTCACGGGTATTCAGTAACGACCTCAGTATCGACACCAGCGACGATACCAACGGCGAAAAAACCAGCCCGCTGGAGCTCGATGAAGACACCGGCCGCTACCGCGCCAACTCCCTGTTCGGAGACTTTGTGCGGCCTGCGGCCAGTCCGGAACTACCGGGTGAGGCCCCGAACCTGGTACCGGTGGCGGAGCCGCTACCGGCGCCCCTGCAGTCTTCACCGGGGCCGGACGAGCCGCTCAACCTGGACGGTGGGCGCAGCCAGCTGCAGCAGCAGCTGGATGACATTACCCGCGAAATGAGTGAGTCCCGCGTATCGCCTCTGCTGGCGGCACTGGCGGAACTGAGTGCGGAGGAGGCCCGACAGCAACAGGCCAAGTAGAGAGATCGACTCGCCTGTCGCGCTCTTTATCGCAAGAGTGGGGGCAGGTTGGGTATCATGCCTCGAGATCTGATGTTCGAGAGGATGCCCCTTGCTCCCCATGGTCCGCGCCAGTGCGCTCACCGGTTACAAAACGCTGCTCGGCAGCTTCGGCGTGGATGTCGAAGCGCTGCTGCAGCGTCTCTCCCTGCCTGCGGATTATCTGGACCGTCCGGACCTGATGATCCCGATGGAGACCAAGGTGGAGCTGCTGGAGCTGGGAGCGCAACTGAGCGGCTGCCCGCAATTCGGACTCCGGCTCGCCCAGCAGCAGAACATTTCTGCACTGGGTACCGTCGGGCTGTTGCTGCAGCAGTGCCCCACCCTGCGCGACGCCATGGACACCATCACCTCCTCCATCGGGCAGACGGCCCAGGGGCTGAAGGTGTGGCTGGAGGAGCGCGATCGGATCGCCTACCTCTGTTCCCAGTACGATTTCGACGGTCCCTCCGCTCATTCCCGCCAGCACAGCGACAACCTGGTGGCCAGTGGCTTCAACATGATCCGCTTTCTGCTGGCGGAGCCGGTGTCGCTGCACGCCGTGTATCTCTGTGGCGAGGCGCCATCAACTGCCAGTGGCCTGGCGCCCTATCGTGAGCTGTTCCAGTGTCCGGTGCATTTCGGGCAGGACTTCAATGGCGTCGCCTTCCCCGCGGATCTGCTGCAACGGCCGGTGGCGGGTGCCAACCCGGCGATGCGCGGGCTGATCGACAACTTCCTGAAAAAGAAACAGCTGGACGATTTCCAGGAGCAACTGCTGTGGACCATCACCAACCTGCTGCCCCGCGGCGCGGTGACCCTGGAGAAAGTCGCCGACAGCGTGGACATGGCACCGCGCACCCTGCAGCTGCGCCTCAGCCGGCAGGGCACCAGCTTCCAGCAACTGCTTGACCGCACCCGGATCGAGCAGGTGTGTACCTATCTGCTGGAGGGTGATCTCTCTCTGACGGAGATTGCCGAGCTGGTGGGCTACAGCCAGTTGAGCGCCCTCACCCGCGCGTTCAAGCGCATCATGGGCGCAAGCCCCAGGGCCTGGTTGCGCCAGCACCCGGGCTGACCCGTTCACTGGCGCGCCGGATTGCGCGATCTGTCAATTTCGTGACGCAATCAGTCAACTCTTGTTGGGCGAAATTTCGTATTCTGGGTACAACTACCTATAGATCCCAACACCAGATTGCGGAGACACCATGAATACCCAGACACTGACCAGCGACAACGCCCAGAGCGCCGCACTTCAGAACCTGCTGGCGCGACAGCGTCAGGCCTATCTCGCCGATCCCGCGCCGGACTACCAGCAACGGGTAAAAGACCTGAAATCTCTCGCGCAGATGATTCGCGACCATCAGGACGAGCTGGTGGAGGCAGTCAGCGCCGACTACGGCAACCGCTCCCACCACGAGACCCTGTTTGCAGAAATTTTCCCCGCTTTGGACGGCGTTAAAGATACCGTCAAACGCCTGAAAAAATGGATGAAGCCGCAGCGTCGCCATGTGGATTTCACCGCATTCCCGACTTCGTCCACCAAAGTAATTCCACAGCCGCTTGGTGTGGTGGGTGTAATCGTGCCGTGGAATTTCCCGGTGAACCTGTCCTTTGGACCACTGATCAATATCTTCGCCGCCGGCAACCGGGCGATGGTGAAAATGTCGGAAAACTCGCGCAATCTGACTGCGCTGCTCAGGCGCATCAGTGGTGACTACTTTCCCGAGGACAAGCTGGTATTTCTCGAAGAGACCGGCGGAGTGGGCATCGAGTTTTCAAAACTCAAGTTCGACCATCTGATTTTTACCGGCTCCGGCACCACCGGCCGTAAAGTAATGGCTGCGGCCGCTGAAAACCTTACGCCGGTCACACTGGAACTCGGTGGCAAGTCTCCGGCCATCGTCGGCCCGGACTACGATACCGATACCGCGGTCGAACGCGTGCTGTTCTGGAAACTGTTCAATGCGGGCCAGATCTGCACCACCGTCGACTACCTGCTACTGCCGGAAGACAAGGTCGACGCGTTTATCGAAAAAGCGAAAAAAGTATTTAAAAAACGCTACCCCGACATCCAGAATTCGGACTACACATCGGTCATCGACGAGCGCTCGTTCCAGCGCATCTGGGACACCCTGGATGACGCGACACAGAAAGGCGCAACCGCTATCGACCTGACCGATGGTCAGGGTAGCCGTGAAGATCCGCTGAAAAAATTCCCCGCACACCTGCTGATCAATGTCAGCGAAGATATGGAAATCATGCAGCGGGAAATTTTCGGTCCGTTGCTGCCAATCAAGACCTACAAAAACCGCGAGGAAGTGGCGGCCTATATCAATAATGGTGATCGCCCACTGGCGATTTATCCGTTTACCAATGATAAAAACCTGCGCGATTACTATATCGACCATGTCATGTCTGGCGGCGTGAGCGTGAACAATGCGGTTCTGCATGTTGGCCAGCACGACATTCCATTCGGCGGTGTCGGTGAGAGCGGCATGGGCCACTACCATGGCTACGAGGGCTTCCTGACCTTCTCGAAACTGCGCCCGGTGTTCTACCAGGGACCGCTCGATCCCCTGAAGCTGCTAATGCCTCCGTACGGTAACCTGGCGAATAAAATGATGAAGTTGATGCTGCGCCTAACTAAATAATCAAAACGTTGTTACGAAGCACAACGCTGTATACGAAGGTCAAGTGCGGGCGTTGGCTTTCAGAAGCGTCGGCGACATGGACGTCGCCGGATTCCCAAAAACACCACTGCCCTCCCACCCAAAGAAACAAAATTGCGATCAAACCGTAAATTTTGGTAGTGTAATTCCAGAGAACTGCCATTCTGGCGCTCTTTTTTCCTGGGATCGGCTATAGATCGAACCCCAGCACAAACGCGGCGACGCAATATCACCGTGCATCCCGGGCAATGACGCCCGCTATTCAATCGTGCAATCCAGCTCGGATCTATACGGAATACGCGCGATCACAAGGAGAAAAATATGCCTGCACCAAACCGCAGCAACCATCACCATTCTGACGCAATGCAGCCAAAGACAATGTTTACCGGGCGCAATCTGCTAGCCAGTGCCATCGCCCTCACCGCTGCGTTCAGCACCGTACCCGCCCTTTCCCAGCAATCCGTCCTCGAAGAAGTCACCGTCACCGCACAGAAGCGCGAGCAATCCATGCAGGATGTCTCCGTTGCCGTGAGTGCCTTCTCCGGCGATGCCATCGACAAGATGGGATTTGAGGAAGGGCTGGATATTACCCAGCAGGTGCCGAACATGAACTTCTTCGCCATCTTCGGCGAAGCGTCCAGCCCCTCGGTCAGCCTGCGCGGTATCAGCCTGGTGAATTTCTCCGATTCCTGGGAATCGCCTGTGTCTATCTACGTGGACGACGTCTACCGCGGTAATCCCGCCGGCTCCGCCATCCAGCTGTTTGACCTGGAGCGCGTGGAAGTACTGCGCGGTCCACAGGGCACCCTTTACGGACGCAATACGACGGGCGGTCTGGTGCACTACGTATCCCGCAAGCCGACCGAAGAGTTTGAGGCCAATGTCAGCGCCAGTATCGGCTCCTATGCAGAGCGTATTCTCGAAGGCAGTATGAGCGGGCCGATCACCGACAGCGTACGCGGCCGTGTCGCGATCAAGAGCACCCAGAATGACGGCTGGCAGACCAACACCGTCACCGGCGACAAGCTCAACGATACCGACAGCTTCGGCTACCGCACGCAACTGGAATTTGACCTAACAGAAAGTGGCAGCCTGCTACTGAACGTGCACGGCAGCAGCGCCGATCAGCAATCTGTCGGTTTTGCGCATATGGGTTACCTGCAGGAAGCAGAGGCTGGCGCCGATAAATGTTCAGTGCGGGTGATTCAGCGTGGCGGCTGTACCAGTGCAACCTTTGGCTTCACTGGTGCGGAGGCGGTAAACGGCAAGTTCGACCCCGAACACGTCGCTTCCGGTGCCGCGGAGGGACTCGGCACCAAGATCGATACCTTTGGTACTTCTGCCACCCTCAACTGGGATTTCGAAAACTTCAGCCTGACGTCGATCACGGCCTATGAGGAGCTGGACAAGTTCCTGCAGGACGACGGCGACGGTACTGCAGTAGTCTGGTTTGACGAGCAGTATGCTGTAGACGCTGAGCAGTACACGCAGGAATTCCGCCTCAGCGGCAGTACAGAAAGCAGCAACTGGGTGACCGGCGTTTACTACTACAAAGACGACCGCGGCCTGCTCACCGAAGCGCCTACCACCGCAGACGGCCTCTGGCACCGCGAGATAGTCACTCTCGACAGCGCCTCCTGGGCCCTGTTCGGACAACTGGAGTACGACCTCAGCAGTACACTGACCCTGGTGAGCGGCCTACGCTACACCGAAGAAGAGCGCGACTTTACCCAGGATGCGGGCCCCAGTTTCTACGCGGATGCCGTTGATACCCGAAAGGACCTGAGCGATCAGGCCATCACCGGCCGTATCGGCCTCGACTGGCGCCCGGCACCGGACACCCTGGCCTACGCCAGTTACTCTACCGGCTTCAAGAGTGGCGGCTTTTCCGGCAGCTATAACCGCAATGACCTGGCCACCGATCCGGTAGGCGCGGAGAGCATCAACAACTTCGAGCTCGGCCTGAAAACGACCCTCGCCGAAGTCTACCGGCTCAACGCAGCCGCATTTCGCTACACAGTGCAGGACTTCCAGGCACAGGTATTTATCAGTGTGGAGGAAGGCAGCGTGATCACCAACGCCGGCGATGTAACCGGTACCGGCGCAGAGGTGGAGCTGACTGCCCCGATTACGGAAAACTTCGAAGTCATCGCCGGCGCCGGCTGGCTGGATACGGAGTTCGACTCGGAGCAGGTGATTGGGGTCGCCGGAGACTTCTACACCCTGGATGGCAATGAACTGCCCTCCGCCCCCGGCCTCACCTACAACGTGGTGGCTCGCTACTACCTGGGGCTCGAAGGCAATGGAGAGCTGGTTTTCCAGGGGGATTACTCCTGGCAGGACGATCACTACCTGCAAATCGAAAACGACCCCTATTCAAAACACGACGCGTACGGCCTGGCCAACGCCAAGGTCAGCTGGCACTCGCCAACGGATGCCTACAGCCTGGAAGTCTTCGCCAGAAATCTGGCCAACGAAGAGTACTTCACCTACCAGAACACCCTGGGCGCCGACTGGGGCTACGGCGTGTGGGGCCAGCCACGCACTGCGGGCCTGCGGTTTAACTGGAAGATGTAAGGCGCAAAAAAACATGGAGCTCCCCGGGCCGCGGAGCTCCAGCTCCTCACAAGCGGCGCAAGCCGCTTCAAAAAACGCCTCAATCGAGGCGTTTTTATTTCTGACGAAAAACCCAAAACCTTTAATGCGCACTGGTCGCAGACAAATAAAAATACTCCCTTACCAAATTCTGCAACCACGCATGGGACTCAACCCAGTAAGAAGTGATAAACGTAATAAGCAACAAAACAAACGTCCAGCGCACAGGCGGTAAACGCCACTTTTCTGCAATTCCTATTGCAGCGGCCATCCCCAGCATCAACACCGCCATCAACTCAAAAAACCAGGCCAATGGCAGCCCCAACGGATATAGAAAAATCACATAGATCAATCGCCCCAGCCCCGGGGGGATCAATACTACCGCGGTCATACACATATAACCGGCGTGCAACGGCATTTTTCGGATGTTGACCAACCCAAGCACAAAGAAACTGACAGACGCTGGCAGCAACACGAAATCTACCCAGTAGACTTGCCGGAATATAGCGCCCTGTTCAAACGCAGCAACCGCGGTAAGCCACAAAAGATACGCCGCACTCACTACCATACCGGCGAATACTGGTAGGGAAAGCCAACCCAGGTAACGATGATTGCGATAGCAGCCCCGCTTCAGAAAATGCAACTGCACTGATAAAACTACAATCCAGCCAATAGCAAAAACTGCGTGCACCAGGTGTGCGAACCCGAGCTTCGACAGGGTTGCCAGGGTGCTTGGCACAAAGCCGAGACTAGACACTATGGCCGCCAACACCAGCCACTGGTATCTATTTATCAGACTCGACAA
It includes:
- a CDS encoding isopeptide-forming domain-containing fimbrial protein, whose product is MELNEFSRSSLAQVINQQGRRLTSQHRALEKRVLLDASFAADVSHAGNDSGPAGDTGTIDSGDENTAVLNKHNDEQSDTKKLFSEILESDTAAKTELVVIDLQLNQAQALVDDLIQQATEVTENGDSLQLTIGERSITLLALDIDDGLNTVTEFLQDSGQAFDAIHLVSHGGAGGIDVGGDALSLASLAGESGSDHSAQLQSWANSLTADADILLYGCNTGYSLTGEKFIDQLASLTGADVAASDDATGSALRGGDWELEQQQGDVETDIVFSQLLQGTWEGLMVATPTATVDAPSEDFINESTDIGFSFDNDGDTTGYGPFVDIVTGPGLEIESVSGLAGANVETYTYENGQWVDSGGNPVEFHPFDFNQTGAIPLPPGEEGATWYAIQLPFGSFTPDQPSFDFSISALLDEAAGAMVGVPIPIWVRPGFAFGNDPLNNPDDDPPIISNPIETSVTPTVIDVVKVAQDGDGDNNSIGEGETVTGPSEPVTWQVSVDIANLSTVENLVITEQVPNNFYYLPGNVTVTDSGGNTLQEGVDYTLTEPPEGANNDAELIVELLNPVTGVEGGGDIVITYTGYVPDVDANGNPIVVGDAANDAVRNTASVTGDYNGNGISDSDNEVITATATALQKGVTVIEDNGGEGTTPGDRLQYTLTMQVSDYMELANLVLVDTMQDGIQIDPDSFTFELFVNGTTFGPDALGAGNTSVVENAGDGSTDITIDLSQELIDRSISDGSLIGDLFADDITQGTTTITITYEATIRETYLATGEPVNILDVISNQANVSGTAESVNGEEVDNGSGASVQIEGISSNKSVYAIDGTTNPEDLTVAVGDTVTFAIDIDLTTLDNNGLVITDYLPLPVFEAIAPTFTDTGEGATIPGVGEWGFGPATDFDNWPDGYLEDFSVTTSADSVNNSITWEFLPIDQVESIGGTVQLLFTVQVQDQPFTDGLFLTNVSQVTVNGTDTTSTLPPDGIQIEVVSPEVNITKGVIGTDDGSGVFDPTVTGPVTFDPAGTPGDGSAPWTGDITSDSLDTSPIDSNLSEVDAGDTVRFAITLENTGGSDAFNLVIGDTLPDGFEIPPGGINLQVFTGDGTPISFSGDLFSGGITLDDPSTEDGALNEGRDPDTGPTTDGSNIIVITYDLIATDAVQPGQIIENTATVEEYGGVDEGNDYTEGNTNINWQDDATVTLRENDVSKTLDGTSINSPNNADDEAVIGEVITYTLTLTIAEGVSPSASIVDTLDDGLVFLGITDVTTSSSDLTSTVPLTPEGLAPTINGQQVIFDLGDLNNINRDNTVAETITITYEVLVANDVVNQSGDQLNNSADFIWDTTADGIDNPTVNDTDSAENVTVIEPDLQVDKSVSSTDPIIDAGDPVQYTIVISHSGFSDTDAFDATFIDTLPPELTNASLASATLTVNGVDTDVSSLFVVNGNTIEMAPDATFDLLLGDTLTLVIDANVIDDPILGTDVINTGTVDWESIDGDDPNERTGEDGADGEPNDYETDGSAQFTIASVEAGKSIVSSSVEDEFNGRTEAVIGEEVTYQASFEVPEGVVFNAQILDTLPAGMEFVSFDQIILGDDLVITPPDGFGAPTVTENGDGTTTLDFGSATIANIGTDDVPDLITLVYTVRVTNEVSNQAGVELTNNAQFITDDGTSEASTTVTVIEPQLLIDKSASITQGDNGDAVSYTITLTNPDDGSSTTAYDISFADQLPEELTNVTFSATLELGGGTSDVTSFFTYDPVTNQLTIDPQAELDIIPGTTITITINGTLTDTIAGGTITNTAEGDWTSLDGDVEGERTGEDGEGGALDDYATSDSVDIMVTAPQIDKVLVSTSQNDSLNDDTEATIGEIVTFSITLTVPEASLAGQITDVYGPGFEFIDLVGVTVSDPDAIQFDPDDLTTINDPDNNTVGFDFGTLVNTDTDNATDETITITYRLRVTDIPSNVDGVTLSNDATLDYDTDGDGTDDASISDSASVDVVEPLLNIDKELLSDTPLVLGGIATFQLTVQLDPASGAHAYDVTIEDLLPPYLSGVENIQIDVTGGSPTIVDNSTDNLLSLEVSEIDPSTVITITVDARVTTDLAAIGQTITNTADIEYSSLDTPEGGDDSDIEREYDDSDEITAEIGAVDLFVDKDDGGIDVDNPAAPGDTITYTINYGNNGTVDATGVVITESLPDYVIYDPADNPGWVLNGDTLTYDIGDLAAGETGSVQLIVTVIDPLPSGVEETNNTVSIDGDEDNGPDPTPEDNTDTDVTPLEAAPDYVIDKIENFEDPANPGDTIEWTIEVTNEGNQDGTGVVVTDTLPDTSLFNSFTASDGGVIDLDAGTVTWDIGDLAVGETVTLTLSAIVNESVPTDIPTQTNSVVVDDDGTNGPDPTPDNNRDDEDFDIAYVDLAIDKDDAGITAEPGDTVVYTLDYANNGTADATGVVITESLPDYATFDAGSSTAGWVDNGDGTFSFDVGDLAAGETGSVEFAVIIDDPIPSGVEETSNTTSIEDDGDKGPDQNLEDNDDDEVTPIDGRPDYVIDKIEDFDDPAFPGETISWDIVVTNEGNQDGTGVVVTDTLPTGDYFSAGFTASDGGVVDLDAGTVTWDIGDLAVGESVTLTLTTTVDENVPPRVPQQVNSVEVTDDGTNGPDPTPENNTDTEPFDITEVDLFIAKDDGGITTTPGGSVTYTLNYGNIGSALADNVVITETLPDNTTFDAANSDPGWVVQDDGTITINVGTLDPGENGSVSFTVIVDEPLPAGVEEVFNETEISYDEGRGPDQNLENNNDDDTTPIIAQPDYVIDKIENFDDPANPGDTIEWTIVVSNEGNQDGTGVVVTDTLPDTSLFNSFTASDGGVIDLDAGTVTWDIGDLAAGESVTLTLSAIVNESVPTDIPTQTNSVVVEDDGNNGEDPTPENNRDDEDLDIVYVDLAIDKDNGGIDADNPAEPGDTVVYTLNYANNGTADATGVVITESLPEYASFDAANSDARWVDQGDGTFTLDLGNLAAGETGSVEFAVIIDDPIPAGVEQTSNSAGIEDDGTQGPDQELIDNEDDEVTPIDGRPDYVIDKIENFEDPANPGDPVEWTIVVSNEGNQDGTGVVVTDTLPDTSLFNSFVASDGGVIDLAAGTVTWNIGDLAAGETVTLTLSGVVNESVPTNIPTQTNSVVVEDDGNNGGDPTPENNRDREDLEITYVDLFIDKDDNGAVPEPTDTLVYTLTYGNRGTATSNGVVITETLPPNTSFDAANSTPGWVQNGDTFTFDVGTLAPGEEGSITFAVTIDYPLASTVQQIGNTVTITDDGDNGPDQNLVDNTDSDETEIENNALVDNITLSQLFPEYIYPPREWERMAPELHGRLISSETKDVSANLQGARNGGNYDPAFGPVDGRHYPNDWSRVFSNDLSIDTSDDTNGEKTSPLELDEDTGRYRANSLFGDFVRPAASPELPGEAPNLVPVAEPLPAPLQSSPGPDEPLNLDGGRSQLQQQLDDITREMSESRVSPLLAALAELSAEEARQQQAK